One Micromonospora sp. WMMD1120 genomic region harbors:
- a CDS encoding CTP synthase — translation MAPSARTTRHIFVTGGVASSLGKGLTASSLGNLLTARGLRVVMQKLDPYLNVDPGTMNPFQHGEVFVTEDGAETDLDVGHYERFLDRALSGKANVTTGQIYSDVIAKERRGEYLGDTVQVIPHITNEIKSRILAMADPDEDGQLPDVVITEVGGTVGDIESLPFLEAIRQVRHDLGRDNCFYLHVSLVPYLAPSGELKTKPTQHSVAQLRNIGIQPDAIVLRCDREIPEKLKEKLSLYCDVDREAVVAAPDAPSIYDIPKVLHREGLDAYVVRRLGLSFRDVDWTSWDDLLERVHRPRHTVTVAVVGKYVDLPDAYLSVSEAIRAAGFGHRARVQLKWVPSDECVTPAGAAASLAGVDGILIPGGFGVRGIEGKIGTARYARENGIPLLGLCLGLQCMTIEVARHLAGLDGANSLEFDEQAIHPVIATMADQEDIVAGRGDLGGTMRLGAYPATLTEGSIVAEAYGSTEISERHRHRYEVNNAYRDALTKAGLRFSGTSPDGRLVEFIELDRSLHPFFVATQAHPELKSRPTRPHPLFASFVKAAVAYSQADQLPVDLDAATEAPTSRKAARNGAATKASA, via the coding sequence TTGGCCCCATCAGCACGGACGACCAGGCATATTTTCGTCACCGGGGGCGTCGCCTCCTCGCTGGGTAAGGGCCTCACCGCCTCCAGCCTCGGCAACCTGCTGACCGCGCGCGGGCTGCGCGTGGTGATGCAGAAGCTCGACCCCTACCTGAACGTCGACCCGGGGACGATGAACCCGTTCCAGCACGGTGAGGTCTTCGTCACCGAGGACGGCGCGGAGACCGACCTCGACGTGGGGCACTACGAGCGTTTCCTCGACCGGGCGCTGTCCGGCAAGGCGAACGTCACCACCGGGCAGATCTACTCCGACGTGATCGCCAAGGAGCGGCGCGGTGAATACCTGGGCGACACCGTCCAGGTCATCCCGCACATCACCAACGAGATCAAGTCGCGGATCTTGGCGATGGCCGACCCGGACGAGGACGGCCAGCTCCCGGACGTGGTGATCACCGAGGTCGGCGGCACCGTGGGCGACATCGAGTCGCTGCCGTTCCTGGAGGCGATCCGTCAGGTCCGTCACGACCTGGGCCGGGACAACTGCTTCTACCTGCACGTGTCGCTGGTGCCGTACCTGGCGCCGTCGGGTGAGCTGAAGACCAAGCCGACCCAGCACTCGGTGGCGCAGCTGCGCAACATCGGTATCCAGCCGGACGCGATCGTGCTGCGCTGCGACCGGGAGATCCCGGAGAAGCTCAAGGAGAAGCTGTCGCTCTACTGCGACGTCGACCGCGAGGCGGTGGTGGCCGCGCCGGACGCCCCGAGCATCTACGACATCCCGAAGGTGCTGCACCGTGAGGGGCTCGACGCGTACGTGGTGCGCCGGCTCGGGCTGTCCTTCCGGGACGTGGACTGGACCAGCTGGGACGACCTGCTGGAGCGGGTGCACCGGCCCCGGCACACGGTCACCGTCGCCGTGGTCGGCAAGTACGTCGACCTGCCCGACGCGTACCTGTCGGTCAGCGAGGCGATCCGGGCGGCGGGCTTCGGCCACCGGGCCCGGGTGCAGCTCAAGTGGGTGCCCAGCGACGAGTGCGTCACCCCGGCCGGGGCGGCGGCGTCGCTGGCCGGCGTGGACGGCATCCTCATCCCGGGCGGGTTCGGCGTGCGCGGGATCGAGGGCAAGATCGGCACCGCCCGGTACGCCCGCGAGAACGGCATCCCGCTGCTCGGCCTCTGCCTCGGCCTGCAGTGCATGACCATCGAGGTGGCCCGGCACCTGGCCGGCCTGGACGGCGCGAACTCGCTGGAGTTCGACGAGCAGGCCATCCACCCGGTGATCGCCACCATGGCCGACCAGGAGGACATCGTGGCCGGCCGGGGTGACCTGGGCGGCACCATGCGGCTCGGGGCGTACCCGGCGACGCTGACCGAGGGCTCGATCGTCGCCGAGGCGTACGGCAGCACCGAGATCAGCGAGCGGCACCGGCACCGCTACGAGGTGAACAACGCCTACCGGGACGCGCTGACCAAGGCCGGTCTGCGCTTCTCCGGCACCTCGCCGGACGGCCGGCTGGTCGAGTTCATCGAGCTGGACCGCAGTCTGCACCCGTTCTTCGTGGCCACCCAGGCGCACCCGGAGCTGAAGAGCCGCCCGACCCGCCCGCACCCGCTGTTCGCCTCGTTCGTCAAGGCCGCTGTGGCGTACTCCCAGGCCGACCAGCTCCCGGTCGACCTGGACGCGGCGACGGAGGCCCCGACGTCGCGCAAGGCCGCCCGCAACGGCGCCGCCACGAAGGCGTCGGCGTGA
- a CDS encoding NUDIX hydrolase, whose product MTDHRYEVRSREERYRGRIFDVVTEEVTMPGGGTGLRDLVRHVGAVAVVALDDAGQVVLIRQYRHPVGRHLWELPAGLMDVSGEELPAAALRELAEEADLTAARVDVLVDLHSSPGFTNEIVRVFLARDLADVPADERHERRDEEADLQVVRIDLDEAVAMVLAGEITNASAVAGLLATAHARDTGFAALRRAQAPLPR is encoded by the coding sequence GTGACCGACCACCGCTACGAGGTCCGCTCCCGCGAGGAGCGCTACCGGGGGCGGATCTTCGACGTGGTCACCGAGGAGGTGACCATGCCGGGCGGCGGCACCGGGCTGCGCGACCTGGTCCGGCACGTCGGGGCGGTGGCCGTGGTGGCGCTCGACGACGCCGGTCAGGTGGTGCTGATCCGCCAGTACCGGCATCCGGTCGGTCGGCACCTGTGGGAGCTGCCGGCCGGGCTGATGGACGTCTCCGGCGAGGAGTTGCCGGCGGCGGCGCTGCGCGAGTTGGCCGAGGAGGCCGACCTGACCGCCGCGCGCGTCGACGTGCTCGTCGACCTGCACAGCTCGCCGGGCTTCACCAACGAGATCGTCCGGGTGTTCCTGGCCCGGGACCTCGCCGACGTGCCGGCCGACGAGCGGCACGAGCGCCGCGACGAGGAGGCCGACCTCCAGGTCGTGCGCATCGACCTGGACGAGGCGGTCGCGATGGTCCTGGCCGGGGAGATCACCAACGCGTCCGCGGTGGCCGGGCTGCTGGCCACGGCCCACGCCCGGGACACCGGTTTCGCGGCGCTGCGCCGGGCGCAGGCGCCGCTGCCGCGCTGA
- a CDS encoding TM2 domain-containing protein: protein MSRSLVCPPMTTPPYQPGYPQPGYPQGVSDKSKIVAGVLGILLGTFGAGRFYTGHTKIAVLQLVVSLVTCGLGGFWGLIDGILILVNGGTDAQGRPLRDS from the coding sequence ATGAGTCGATCACTAGTGTGTCCGCCCATGACCACTCCTCCTTACCAGCCCGGGTACCCCCAGCCGGGGTACCCGCAGGGCGTTTCCGACAAGAGCAAGATCGTCGCGGGCGTCCTCGGCATCCTGCTGGGCACCTTCGGTGCCGGTCGGTTCTACACCGGACACACCAAGATCGCCGTTCTCCAGCTCGTGGTGAGCCTGGTGACCTGCGGCCTCGGCGGCTTCTGGGGCCTGATCGACGGCATTCTCATCCTGGTCAACGGCGGTACGGACGCGCAGGGCCGTCCGCTGCGCGACTCCTGA
- the ald gene encoding alanine dehydrogenase yields the protein MKVGIPREVKNHEYRVAITPAGVNEFTRFGHQVFVEAGAGVGSSITDEEFAAAGATILATADEVWETAELVLKVKEPVAEEYHRMREGQVLFTYLHLAASKECTDALLDRKVTGIAYETVELPDRSLPLLAPMSEVAGRLAPQVGAFYMMRTGGGRGVLPGGVSGVYAAKTVVIGAGVSGLNAAAIALGLQSEVLLLDKNVARLRQADAIYRGHLQTVASNAYEVERAVLDADLVIGAVLVPGAKAPKLISNELVSRMKPGSVLVDIAIDQGGCFEDSRPTTHADPVYKVHDSIFYCVANMPGAVPNTSTYALTNVTLPYALELANQGWREALRNDPALALGLNTHDGQVTYGPVAEAHGMAVLPLADALA from the coding sequence GTGAAGGTCGGAATCCCCCGCGAGGTCAAGAACCACGAGTACCGGGTGGCGATCACGCCCGCCGGCGTCAACGAGTTCACCCGCTTCGGTCACCAGGTGTTCGTCGAGGCCGGCGCCGGGGTCGGCTCCAGCATCACCGACGAGGAGTTCGCCGCCGCCGGCGCGACGATCCTGGCCACCGCCGACGAGGTGTGGGAGACCGCCGAGCTGGTGCTCAAGGTCAAGGAGCCGGTCGCCGAGGAGTACCACCGCATGCGCGAGGGGCAGGTGCTCTTCACCTACCTGCACCTGGCCGCCTCCAAGGAGTGCACCGACGCGCTGCTCGACCGGAAGGTCACGGGCATCGCGTACGAGACCGTCGAGCTGCCGGACAGGTCGCTGCCGCTGCTCGCCCCGATGTCCGAGGTGGCCGGCCGGCTCGCCCCGCAGGTGGGCGCCTTCTACATGATGCGTACCGGCGGTGGGCGCGGGGTGCTGCCCGGCGGCGTCTCCGGCGTGTACGCGGCCAAGACCGTGGTCATCGGCGCCGGCGTCTCCGGCCTGAACGCCGCCGCCATCGCGTTGGGTCTGCAGTCCGAGGTGCTGCTGCTGGACAAGAACGTCGCCCGGCTGCGGCAGGCCGACGCGATCTACCGGGGGCACCTGCAGACCGTCGCCTCCAACGCGTACGAGGTCGAGCGGGCCGTGCTCGACGCCGACCTGGTCATCGGCGCGGTGCTGGTGCCCGGCGCGAAGGCCCCGAAGCTGATCTCCAACGAGCTGGTGTCCCGGATGAAGCCGGGCAGCGTGCTCGTCGACATCGCCATCGACCAGGGCGGCTGCTTCGAGGACTCGCGTCCCACCACGCACGCCGACCCGGTCTACAAGGTGCACGACTCGATCTTCTACTGCGTGGCGAACATGCCCGGCGCGGTGCCGAACACCAGCACCTACGCGCTGACCAACGTCACCCTGCCGTACGCCCTGGAACTGGCGAACCAGGGCTGGCGCGAGGCGCTGCGCAACGACCCGGCGCTGGCGCTGGGCCTGAACACCCACGACGGTCAGGTCACCTACGGCCCGGTCGCCGAGGCGCACGGCATGGCCGTCCTCCCGCTGGCCGACGCCCTGGCCTGA
- a CDS encoding site-specific tyrosine recombinase XerD, translating into MGSAPTPALRRAVRGYLDHLTVERGLSANTLASYRRDLERYLATLADAGVTDLASVGAGLVETHLARLRAGDDDHPPLAVSSAARAASAVRGLHRFAVREGLTGADPSRDVRPPTPPRRLPRALPVDDVVRLLETAGPITATGDDAPLGLRDRALLEFLYGTGARISEAVGAAIDDLDTDEGTVLLRGKGGRVRLVPIGGYAVDALRAYLVRARPGLAAAGRGTPAVFLNARGGPLSRQGAWGILRRAAERAVLPVDGPAAVSPHTLRHSYATHLLDGGADVRVVQELLGHASVTTTQVYTLVTVERLREVYATAHPRAQG; encoded by the coding sequence GTGGGTAGCGCGCCCACGCCGGCGCTGCGCCGTGCCGTCCGCGGCTACCTCGACCACCTGACCGTCGAGCGGGGCCTGTCGGCGAACACGCTCGCCTCGTACCGCCGGGATCTGGAGCGGTACCTGGCGACCCTGGCCGACGCCGGCGTCACCGACCTCGCGTCGGTCGGCGCCGGCCTGGTCGAGACGCACCTCGCGCGGCTGCGCGCGGGCGACGACGACCACCCGCCGCTCGCCGTCTCCTCCGCCGCCCGCGCGGCCAGCGCCGTGCGCGGCCTGCACCGCTTCGCCGTGCGCGAGGGCCTCACCGGCGCCGATCCCAGCCGCGACGTCCGCCCGCCCACCCCGCCGCGCCGGCTGCCCCGGGCGCTGCCCGTCGACGACGTGGTCCGGCTGCTGGAGACCGCCGGCCCGATCACCGCCACCGGCGACGACGCGCCCCTCGGGCTGCGCGACCGGGCGCTGCTGGAGTTCCTGTACGGCACCGGCGCGCGGATCTCCGAGGCGGTCGGCGCGGCCATCGACGACCTGGACACCGACGAGGGCACCGTCCTGCTGCGCGGCAAGGGCGGCCGGGTGCGGCTGGTGCCCATCGGCGGGTACGCGGTCGACGCCCTGCGCGCCTACCTGGTCCGGGCCCGCCCCGGGCTGGCCGCCGCCGGCCGGGGCACCCCGGCGGTCTTCCTCAACGCCCGCGGCGGTCCGTTGTCCCGGCAGGGCGCGTGGGGCATCCTGCGCCGCGCCGCCGAGCGGGCCGTGCTGCCCGTCGACGGGCCGGCCGCCGTGTCCCCGCACACGTTGCGCCACTCGTACGCCACCCACCTGCTCGACGGCGGCGCCGACGTCCGGGTGGTCCAGGAGCTGCTCGGACACGCCTCGGTGACCACCACCCAGGTCTACACCCTGGTCACCGTGGAGCGGCTGCGCGAGGTGTACGCCACCGCCCACCCGCGCGCCCAGGGCTGA
- a CDS encoding ParA family protein, producing MAGNGDRAETWTSELREQQATLGADLGPADPAAYTMRKPIPEPMPTDRHGPARIIAMANQKGGVGKTTTTINLGAALAEYGRKVLLVDFDPQGALSVGLGVNPHNLDLSVYNLLMQDDVTAEDVLIKTDVAGLHLLPANIDLSAAEIQLVNEVAREMALARVLRSIRKEYDYILIDCQPSLGLLAINALTVAHGVLIPLECEFFSLRGVALLLDTIDKVRERLNFDLELEGILATMYDSRTTHCRQVLQRVVEAFGDKVYQTVITKTVKFPESTVAGSPITTMDPASSGARNYRQLAREVIAAQSER from the coding sequence ATGGCTGGCAACGGTGACCGTGCCGAGACCTGGACGTCGGAGCTCCGCGAGCAGCAGGCCACGCTCGGCGCGGACCTGGGTCCGGCGGACCCGGCTGCCTACACGATGCGCAAGCCGATCCCCGAGCCGATGCCCACCGACCGGCACGGCCCCGCGCGGATCATCGCGATGGCCAACCAGAAGGGCGGCGTCGGCAAGACCACCACCACCATCAACCTGGGCGCGGCGCTCGCCGAGTACGGGCGCAAGGTCCTGCTCGTCGACTTCGACCCGCAGGGCGCGCTGTCGGTGGGGCTGGGGGTCAACCCGCACAACCTCGACCTGTCCGTCTACAACCTGCTCATGCAGGACGACGTGACCGCCGAGGACGTCCTGATCAAGACCGACGTGGCCGGTCTGCACCTGCTACCGGCCAACATCGACCTCTCCGCCGCCGAGATCCAGCTCGTCAACGAGGTCGCCCGGGAGATGGCCCTGGCCCGGGTCCTGCGCTCGATCCGCAAGGAATACGACTACATCCTGATCGACTGCCAGCCGTCGCTCGGCCTGCTGGCGATCAACGCGCTGACCGTCGCGCACGGCGTGCTCATCCCCCTCGAATGCGAGTTCTTCAGCCTGCGCGGGGTGGCGCTGCTGCTGGACACCATCGACAAGGTGCGCGAGCGCCTCAACTTCGACCTGGAGCTCGAAGGCATCCTCGCCACCATGTACGACAGCCGCACCACGCACTGCCGGCAGGTGCTGCAACGGGTGGTCGAGGCGTTCGGCGACAAGGTCTACCAGACCGTGATCACCAAGACGGTGAAGTTCCCTGAGTCCACCGTGGCCGGCTCGCCCATCACGACGATGGACCCGGCGTCCTCCGGGGCGCGTAACTACCGTCAGCTGGCCCGCGAGGTGATCGCCGCCCAGTCGGAGCGGTAG
- the scpB gene encoding SMC-Scp complex subunit ScpB produces the protein MSDEQRRESLADQAAAWVPPWERPRQHTPPHDDTADDPRAAAEGAPDLAAPAPGEAGESAEAEEPAGAGESGETGEPAAAGEPAAAGEAAGVPERQPAGRRRVTAAPEPAPELPDAELRGALEAILLVVDEPVSELVLAQVLQQPVERIGPVLDEIAAGYTAAGHGFELRRAAGGWRLYTRPEYATYVERFVLDGQSVRLTQAALETLAVVAYKQPVTRSRISAIRGVNCDGVIRTLVTRGLVEECGTEQDSGAFLYRTTTLFLEKLGLNTVDELPPLAPFLPDDVEELADATR, from the coding sequence ATGAGTGACGAGCAACGCCGGGAGTCGCTGGCCGACCAGGCCGCCGCGTGGGTCCCGCCGTGGGAACGCCCCCGCCAGCACACCCCGCCCCACGACGACACCGCTGACGACCCCCGGGCGGCGGCCGAGGGCGCGCCGGACCTGGCCGCCCCTGCTCCGGGTGAGGCGGGGGAGTCGGCCGAGGCAGAGGAGCCGGCTGGGGCGGGGGAGTCGGGCGAGACCGGAGAGCCGGCTGCGGCGGGGGAGCCGGCTGCGGCGGGGGAGGCTGCGGGCGTACCCGAGCGGCAGCCGGCGGGGCGGCGGCGGGTGACGGCCGCGCCGGAGCCGGCGCCGGAGCTGCCCGACGCCGAGCTGCGCGGCGCGTTGGAGGCGATCCTGCTGGTGGTCGACGAGCCGGTGAGCGAGCTGGTGCTGGCCCAGGTGCTGCAGCAGCCGGTGGAGCGGATCGGGCCGGTGCTCGACGAGATCGCCGCCGGGTACACGGCGGCGGGGCACGGGTTCGAGCTGCGTCGGGCGGCCGGTGGGTGGCGGCTGTACACCCGGCCGGAATACGCGACGTACGTCGAGCGGTTCGTCCTGGACGGGCAGTCCGTACGATTGACCCAGGCCGCGTTGGAGACGCTCGCCGTGGTCGCCTACAAGCAGCCGGTGACCCGTTCGCGCATCTCCGCGATCCGCGGTGTGAACTGCGACGGGGTGATCCGTACGCTGGTGACCCGCGGCCTCGTCGAGGAGTGCGGCACCGAACAGGACAGCGGGGCGTTCCTCTACCGGACCACCACGTTGTTCCTGGAGAAGCTCGGGCTGAACACCGTCGACGAGCTGCCGCCCCTCGCACCCTTCCTGCCCGACGACGTAGAAGAGCTTGCTGATGCGACCCGATAA
- a CDS encoding pseudouridine synthase has protein sequence MRPDNRAPKPDAPVYEGAERLQKVLAAAGVGSRRACEDLIFRRRVTVDGRVAKLGDKVDPATAVIHVDGERLQVDVRLVYVAMNKPRGVVTTMADDKGRNELAEFIGRRLDQRVYHVGRLDAESEGLLLLTNDGTLAHKLMHPSYQVLKTYLAEVVGPIPRNLSKRLLAGVELEDGPVRVDSFRVVGTLGKTAQVELSLHEGRKHIVRRLMDEVGHPVTRLVRTSIGPIRLGDLRTGRLRRLTNAEVTALFSAVGD, from the coding sequence ATGCGACCCGATAACCGTGCCCCGAAACCCGACGCCCCCGTCTACGAGGGGGCGGAGCGCCTGCAGAAGGTGCTCGCTGCCGCCGGCGTCGGTTCCCGGCGCGCCTGCGAGGACCTGATCTTCCGCCGCCGGGTCACCGTCGACGGGCGGGTCGCCAAGCTCGGCGACAAGGTCGACCCGGCCACCGCCGTGATCCACGTGGACGGCGAGCGCCTCCAGGTCGACGTCCGGCTGGTCTACGTGGCGATGAACAAGCCGCGTGGGGTGGTCACCACAATGGCGGACGACAAGGGCCGCAACGAGCTGGCCGAGTTCATCGGCAGGCGACTGGACCAGCGGGTCTACCACGTCGGGCGGCTCGACGCCGAGAGCGAGGGACTGCTGCTGCTCACCAACGACGGCACCCTCGCGCACAAGCTGATGCACCCCTCGTACCAGGTGCTGAAGACCTACCTGGCCGAGGTGGTCGGCCCGATCCCGCGCAACCTGAGCAAGCGGCTGCTGGCCGGCGTGGAGCTGGAGGACGGGCCAGTGCGGGTCGACTCGTTCAGGGTGGTGGGCACCCTGGGCAAAACCGCCCAGGTGGAGCTGAGCCTGCACGAGGGGCGCAAGCACATCGTCCGCCGGCTGATGGACGAGGTCGGGCACCCGGTGACCCGGCTGGTGCGTACCTCGATCGGGCCGATCCGGTTGGGTGACCTGCGCACCGGCCGGCTGCGGCGGCTGACCAACGCCGAGGTCACCGCGCTGTTCAGCGCGGTGGGTGACTGA
- the cmk gene encoding (d)CMP kinase, producing the protein MEQNVRAGRCVVAVDGPSGSGKSTVSRRLAANIGARYLDTGAMYRAITWAVLRSGVDLTDAASVAKVAGEADLRIGTDPEGYGVTVDGVGVDADIRGAEVTAAVSAVAAVAAVRELLVRRQREMIANAGRMVVEGRDIGSVVAPDADLKVFLTASEAARAARRSAEDSADVAATAADLARRDRLDSTRKVNPLAQAPDAVVLDTTELGIDEVVARMRDLLSERGVA; encoded by the coding sequence GTGGAGCAAAACGTACGGGCCGGGCGATGTGTGGTCGCAGTGGACGGGCCGTCCGGTTCGGGTAAGTCCACCGTGTCGCGGCGACTCGCCGCGAACATCGGCGCGCGCTACCTGGACACCGGGGCGATGTACCGGGCGATCACGTGGGCCGTGCTGCGCTCCGGCGTGGACCTCACCGACGCGGCGTCGGTGGCCAAGGTCGCCGGCGAGGCGGACCTGCGCATCGGCACCGACCCCGAGGGGTACGGCGTGACGGTCGACGGTGTCGGCGTGGACGCGGACATCCGGGGCGCCGAGGTGACCGCCGCGGTCTCCGCCGTCGCGGCGGTGGCGGCGGTTCGTGAGCTGCTGGTTCGCCGGCAGCGCGAGATGATCGCCAACGCCGGTCGGATGGTGGTCGAGGGTCGCGACATCGGCTCGGTCGTGGCGCCGGACGCCGACCTCAAGGTCTTCCTGACCGCCTCCGAGGCGGCCCGGGCGGCCCGGCGCAGCGCCGAGGACTCCGCCGACGTGGCGGCCACCGCCGCCGACCTGGCCCGCCGGGACCGCCTCGACTCGACCCGCAAGGTCAACCCGCTGGCGCAGGCGCCCGACGCGGTGGTGCTGGACACCACCGAGCTGGGCATCGACGAGGTCGTCGCCCGGATGCGTGACCTGCTGTCCGAGCGGGGCGTGGCATGA
- the der gene encoding ribosome biogenesis GTPase Der, whose product MSGDGGGWVELREPDVAVEEPSGPQPVVAVVGRPNVGKSTLVNRIIGRRQAVVEDVPGVTRDRVPYDAQWNGRAFTVVDTGGWEPDAKDRAAAIAAQAETAVVTADVVLFVVDAMVGATDVDEAAVKMLRRSAKPVILVANKADNASIEMEAVSLWSLGLGEPFPVSALHGRGSGDLLDAILAALPEAPTIVENRPRGPRRVALVGRPNVGKSSLLNRFSGEERAVVDSVAGTTVDPVDSLVDIGGQTWQLVDTAGLRKRVGKASGTEYYASLRTAGAIEAAEVAVVLLDASEPISEQDQRILSMVTEAGRALVIAFNKWDLVDADRRYYLDKEIDRELRRIPWAIRLNLSAMTGRAVDKLAPALNKALTSWETRVPTAHLNQWLTALVQATPHPVRGGRAPRILFATQAGVAPPRFVLFTTGPLDAGYQRFVERKLREEFGYEGSPIEISVRPRKKLGPGGRGKAHG is encoded by the coding sequence ATGAGTGGCGATGGTGGTGGCTGGGTCGAGCTGCGGGAGCCCGACGTCGCCGTCGAGGAGCCGTCCGGCCCGCAGCCGGTGGTGGCCGTTGTCGGCCGCCCCAACGTGGGCAAGTCGACGCTGGTCAACCGGATCATCGGCCGCCGGCAGGCGGTCGTCGAGGACGTCCCCGGGGTGACCCGGGACCGGGTGCCGTACGACGCGCAGTGGAACGGCCGGGCGTTCACGGTGGTGGACACCGGCGGTTGGGAGCCGGACGCGAAGGACCGCGCGGCGGCCATCGCCGCGCAGGCCGAGACCGCCGTCGTCACCGCCGACGTGGTGCTCTTCGTGGTCGACGCGATGGTGGGCGCCACCGACGTGGACGAGGCCGCGGTGAAGATGCTGCGGCGCAGCGCCAAGCCGGTGATCCTGGTGGCGAACAAGGCCGACAACGCGTCCATCGAGATGGAGGCCGTGTCGCTCTGGTCGCTCGGCCTCGGCGAGCCGTTCCCGGTGTCGGCGCTGCACGGGCGCGGTTCCGGTGACCTGCTGGACGCGATCCTCGCGGCGCTGCCGGAGGCCCCGACGATCGTGGAGAATCGCCCGCGCGGGCCCCGCCGGGTGGCGCTGGTCGGGCGGCCCAACGTCGGCAAGTCCAGTCTGCTCAACCGGTTCTCCGGTGAGGAGCGGGCGGTCGTCGACTCGGTCGCGGGCACCACTGTGGACCCGGTGGACAGCCTCGTCGACATCGGCGGGCAGACCTGGCAGCTGGTGGACACCGCCGGCCTGCGCAAGCGGGTCGGCAAGGCCAGCGGCACCGAGTACTACGCCAGCCTGCGCACCGCCGGCGCGATCGAGGCCGCCGAGGTGGCGGTGGTGCTGCTGGACGCCAGCGAGCCGATCAGCGAACAGGACCAGCGGATCCTGTCGATGGTCACCGAGGCAGGCCGGGCGCTGGTCATCGCGTTCAACAAGTGGGACCTGGTCGACGCCGACCGCCGGTACTACCTGGACAAGGAGATCGACCGGGAGCTGCGCCGCATTCCCTGGGCGATCCGGCTGAACCTGTCCGCGATGACCGGCCGGGCGGTCGACAAGCTGGCGCCGGCGCTGAACAAGGCGCTGACCAGTTGGGAGACCCGCGTACCGACCGCGCACCTCAACCAGTGGTTGACCGCGCTGGTGCAGGCCACGCCGCACCCGGTTCGCGGTGGGCGCGCGCCGCGCATCCTGTTCGCCACGCAGGCCGGCGTCGCGCCGCCGCGGTTCGTGCTCTTCACCACCGGCCCCCTGGACGCCGGCTACCAGCGCTTCGTCGAGCGCAAGCTCCGCGAGGAGTTCGGGTACGAGGGCAGCCCGATCGAGATCTCGGTGCGCCCGCGCAAGAAGCTCGGCCCCGGCGGCCGGGGCAAGGCGCACGGTTAG
- a CDS encoding DUF4265 domain-containing protein produces the protein MGAQPLAPDRVRLPSAPWAKLNAAKGDIFRVQRDEDGQLWVREKLEASGYCAIRVTLAPGSPLGPLDVGTEAILERFSALGIPGTGMFGVTAIDVPPNADLRRVRHLLDTGKRYGWWGYDELCVTEAWRTVVAP, from the coding sequence ATGGGTGCCCAGCCTCTCGCGCCGGACCGAGTCCGGCTGCCATCCGCGCCTTGGGCCAAGCTGAACGCCGCCAAGGGCGACATCTTTCGAGTTCAGCGTGACGAGGACGGGCAGCTCTGGGTACGGGAGAAACTCGAGGCATCCGGTTACTGCGCGATCCGGGTGACACTTGCCCCCGGCAGTCCGCTCGGCCCACTCGATGTTGGTACCGAAGCCATCCTCGAGAGATTCAGCGCGCTGGGCATCCCCGGCACCGGCATGTTCGGGGTGACGGCAATCGACGTTCCGCCCAACGCCGATCTCCGACGTGTGCGCCATCTGCTCGACACAGGCAAGCGCTATGGCTGGTGGGGTTACGACGAGTTGTGTGTCACCGAGGCTTGGCGGACGGTGGTGGCACCGTAG